In Myripristis murdjan chromosome 9, fMyrMur1.1, whole genome shotgun sequence, the following proteins share a genomic window:
- the anxa1a gene encoding annexin A1a isoform X3 — protein MSLFSEFLQQAVYLGLPDDSTLPNEGTVTAAPNFSPNGDAGVLDKAIKVKGVDENTIIDILVKRSNEQRQQIKEAYQQASGKPLESALKAALKGELEDVVLALLKTPAQYDAQQLKLAMKGLGTDEDTLIEILASRTNREIEAIKKAYKDEYKKDLEDDIRSDTSGDFKNALLALCKASRTEGVSEELVDSDARALYEAGERRKGTDCSVFIDILTTRSAPHLRKVFDRYSKYSKVDVAKAIDMELKGDIESCLTAVVKCAGNRPAFFAEKLYLAMKGKGTRTKILTRVMVSRSELDMKRIKEEYKKKYGKTLHQEILDDTKGDYERILLALCGGEN, from the exons ATGTCTCTCTTCTCGGAGTTCCTGCAGCAGGCGGTCTATCTGGGCCTGCCTGATGACTCA ACCCTGCCCAATGAGGGAACAGTGACCGCAGCACCCAATTTTAGCCCCAACGGAGATGCAGGAGTCTTGGATAAGGCCATCAAGGTGAAAG GTGTGGATGAAAACACCATCATTGATATTCTGGTGAAGCGAAGCAACGAACAGAGGCAGCAGATTAAAGAGGCCTACCAGCAGGCCTCTGGCAAG CCTCTGGAGTCTGCGCTGAAGGCCGCTCTGAAGGGAGAGCTGGAGGATGTGGTGCTGGCTCTGCTCAAAACACCTGCTCAGTATGACGCCCAGCAGCTCAAACTGGCTATGaag GGTCTGGGCACCGATGAGGACACCCTCATTGAGATTTTGGCTTCTCGAACCAACAGGGAGATCGAAGCCATTAAGAAAGCCTACAAGGACG AATACAAGAAGGATCTGGAGGATGACATCAGGTCTGACACAAGTGGAGACTTCAAGAATGCCCTCCTTGCACTCTGCAAG GCCAGCAGGActgagggagtgagtgaggaGCTGGTGGACAGCGATGCCAGGGCTCTGTATGAGGCAGGGGAGCGGAGGAAGGGCACAGACTGCTCCGTCTTCATCGACATCCTCACCACCAGGAGCGCACCTCATCTCCGCAAAG TGTTTGATAGGTACTCCAAGTACAGTAAAGTGGATGTGGCCAAAGCCATTGACATGGAGTTGAAGGGAGACATTGAGAGCTGTCTCACAGCAGTAG TGAAGTGTGCTGGAAACAGGCCTGCATTCTTTGCTGAGAAACTCTACCTGGCCATGAAG GGCAAAGGAACCCGCACCAAAATCCTGACCCGTGTCATGGTGAGCCGCTCCGAACTGGACATGAAACGCATCAAAGAGGAGTACAAGAAGAAGTATGGCAAAACACTCCACCAGGAAATTCTG gATGACACCAAAGGCGACTATGAGAGGATACTGCTGGCTCTGTGTGGCGGAGAGAACTAA
- the anxa1a gene encoding annexin A1a isoform X2, with translation MLCRRRELEWTDSHSPTMSLFSEFLQQAVYLGLPDDSTLPNEGTVTAAPNFSPNGDAGVLDKAIKVKGVDENTIIDILVKRSNEQRQQIKEAYQQASGKPLESALKAALKGELEDVVLALLKTPAQYDAQQLKLAMKGLGTDEDTLIEILASRTNREIEAIKKAYKDEYKKDLEDDIRSDTSGDFKNALLALCKASRTEGVSEELVDSDARALYEAGERRKGTDCSVFIDILTTRSAPHLRKVFDRYSKYSKVDVAKAIDMELKGDIESCLTAVVKCAGNRPAFFAEKLYLAMKGKGTRTKILTRVMVSRSELDMKRIKEEYKKKYGKTLHQEILDDTKGDYERILLALCGGEN, from the exons ATGTTATGTAGGCGCAGAGAGTTGGAGTGG acagACTCCCACAGTCCCACCATGTCTCTCTTCTCGGAGTTCCTGCAGCAGGCGGTCTATCTGGGCCTGCCTGATGACTCA ACCCTGCCCAATGAGGGAACAGTGACCGCAGCACCCAATTTTAGCCCCAACGGAGATGCAGGAGTCTTGGATAAGGCCATCAAGGTGAAAG GTGTGGATGAAAACACCATCATTGATATTCTGGTGAAGCGAAGCAACGAACAGAGGCAGCAGATTAAAGAGGCCTACCAGCAGGCCTCTGGCAAG CCTCTGGAGTCTGCGCTGAAGGCCGCTCTGAAGGGAGAGCTGGAGGATGTGGTGCTGGCTCTGCTCAAAACACCTGCTCAGTATGACGCCCAGCAGCTCAAACTGGCTATGaag GGTCTGGGCACCGATGAGGACACCCTCATTGAGATTTTGGCTTCTCGAACCAACAGGGAGATCGAAGCCATTAAGAAAGCCTACAAGGACG AATACAAGAAGGATCTGGAGGATGACATCAGGTCTGACACAAGTGGAGACTTCAAGAATGCCCTCCTTGCACTCTGCAAG GCCAGCAGGActgagggagtgagtgaggaGCTGGTGGACAGCGATGCCAGGGCTCTGTATGAGGCAGGGGAGCGGAGGAAGGGCACAGACTGCTCCGTCTTCATCGACATCCTCACCACCAGGAGCGCACCTCATCTCCGCAAAG TGTTTGATAGGTACTCCAAGTACAGTAAAGTGGATGTGGCCAAAGCCATTGACATGGAGTTGAAGGGAGACATTGAGAGCTGTCTCACAGCAGTAG TGAAGTGTGCTGGAAACAGGCCTGCATTCTTTGCTGAGAAACTCTACCTGGCCATGAAG GGCAAAGGAACCCGCACCAAAATCCTGACCCGTGTCATGGTGAGCCGCTCCGAACTGGACATGAAACGCATCAAAGAGGAGTACAAGAAGAAGTATGGCAAAACACTCCACCAGGAAATTCTG gATGACACCAAAGGCGACTATGAGAGGATACTGCTGGCTCTGTGTGGCGGAGAGAACTAA
- the anxa1a gene encoding annexin A1a isoform X1, with protein sequence MGINKLFLSPQRPGTSARKKTSPSRLDDSHSPTMSLFSEFLQQAVYLGLPDDSTLPNEGTVTAAPNFSPNGDAGVLDKAIKVKGVDENTIIDILVKRSNEQRQQIKEAYQQASGKPLESALKAALKGELEDVVLALLKTPAQYDAQQLKLAMKGLGTDEDTLIEILASRTNREIEAIKKAYKDEYKKDLEDDIRSDTSGDFKNALLALCKASRTEGVSEELVDSDARALYEAGERRKGTDCSVFIDILTTRSAPHLRKVFDRYSKYSKVDVAKAIDMELKGDIESCLTAVVKCAGNRPAFFAEKLYLAMKGKGTRTKILTRVMVSRSELDMKRIKEEYKKKYGKTLHQEILDDTKGDYERILLALCGGEN encoded by the exons ATGGgtataaataaactgtttctgTCGCCACAACGCCCTGGAAcctcagcaagaaaaaaaacttctccCTCTAGGCTAGACG ACTCCCACAGTCCCACCATGTCTCTCTTCTCGGAGTTCCTGCAGCAGGCGGTCTATCTGGGCCTGCCTGATGACTCA ACCCTGCCCAATGAGGGAACAGTGACCGCAGCACCCAATTTTAGCCCCAACGGAGATGCAGGAGTCTTGGATAAGGCCATCAAGGTGAAAG GTGTGGATGAAAACACCATCATTGATATTCTGGTGAAGCGAAGCAACGAACAGAGGCAGCAGATTAAAGAGGCCTACCAGCAGGCCTCTGGCAAG CCTCTGGAGTCTGCGCTGAAGGCCGCTCTGAAGGGAGAGCTGGAGGATGTGGTGCTGGCTCTGCTCAAAACACCTGCTCAGTATGACGCCCAGCAGCTCAAACTGGCTATGaag GGTCTGGGCACCGATGAGGACACCCTCATTGAGATTTTGGCTTCTCGAACCAACAGGGAGATCGAAGCCATTAAGAAAGCCTACAAGGACG AATACAAGAAGGATCTGGAGGATGACATCAGGTCTGACACAAGTGGAGACTTCAAGAATGCCCTCCTTGCACTCTGCAAG GCCAGCAGGActgagggagtgagtgaggaGCTGGTGGACAGCGATGCCAGGGCTCTGTATGAGGCAGGGGAGCGGAGGAAGGGCACAGACTGCTCCGTCTTCATCGACATCCTCACCACCAGGAGCGCACCTCATCTCCGCAAAG TGTTTGATAGGTACTCCAAGTACAGTAAAGTGGATGTGGCCAAAGCCATTGACATGGAGTTGAAGGGAGACATTGAGAGCTGTCTCACAGCAGTAG TGAAGTGTGCTGGAAACAGGCCTGCATTCTTTGCTGAGAAACTCTACCTGGCCATGAAG GGCAAAGGAACCCGCACCAAAATCCTGACCCGTGTCATGGTGAGCCGCTCCGAACTGGACATGAAACGCATCAAAGAGGAGTACAAGAAGAAGTATGGCAAAACACTCCACCAGGAAATTCTG gATGACACCAAAGGCGACTATGAGAGGATACTGCTGGCTCTGTGTGGCGGAGAGAACTAA